In Epinephelus moara isolate mb unplaced genomic scaffold, YSFRI_EMoa_1.0 scaffold419, whole genome shotgun sequence, the sequence accagctcctcctcctcctcttcctccacaccTGGTGCATACAGGTCTGTGTATTTACTGTTGGGAACAATTTCCATGTCAAAACATCTTACTAACAAATTTCTTCCCCATgagttaaattaaaattatgtgagtcactgatttttttttcttacctgtaGCAAGAAGTCTTGTCTGGATTTGTTTCAGGTGGATCCATATCATCAGTATCAGATATTACtatctgaaaaacaaattaaaatgtcaaaacaacaaTATTGAAAGTAAGAAACATCAGGCTGCTGTAGTCTGCCTTATTACCTGTCCAGGCTGAATTGTTGCTGAATGTCCCGGTGCATCTCTGAAACATGataaaaattataaaattattaaattaattagtACTGTCCTTCAGGCCTACAATAGTCATCTAAGAATGTAGACATTACAAATACAGCCAAGATTCCTATTGGTTGATTACCACTAGAAAAGACCTCTCATTAaatctgttatttatttatttgttcctgACAAATGCTAGATGCCAAAATGTACCTACCTTTCTTCTTTAGGTTTGTGTTTGGGAGtactctggttttgtggttcaaAAACCTGAGAGGAAATGCATAAATTGTAATAAAATTTTTAATAGCTTCCATAATTGTTCCCTtaccacatacagtatatatcaaTGGTGAAAGGTTGTCAGTATTGTCAtagataaatcaataaatacattcatacataaataagtattaaaaaaaaaataaaataattgatgTACCACAGTGTCAGCTCGACTGAATTCAGCTGTGCTCCTTGATGCAATGACAATTTCAGAATCAGAGTCTGAGGTATCATCcactgctgtaaaaacaaaaaattcaaCAGATTATGTAGATACTGTACATGTATCCTACAGTAAAGTatctaaaatatgtaaaaaatattgaatCATGAGATCCACTAACCTCCTTTAAAGTGTGTTTCTAGGCAAATGAAAAAGGTAATCCTGGAATATGGCTTTCCTAGTTCCTTTTTATACTCTGCCAATTTGAATGGCTTTTCTGACCCAGGCACATGGACCACCTCTGAGCAGTCTGGATACAAAAGGACGTACGGTCCTTCTTGCATGTCCTTGTTAAATTGTCTCATTTTCTGGACAGCTTGTTTCAGTACATCAGATGCTGCTACCTCTGGGTCCACAAATAACGGGAGTGTTTTCCCTCTTAGAGGTTTTAAAGCGGTTTCATCAGTTCCATCTGGCACCATCAATCCAATGTTTATCTAGCAAAATAACACAGATAAGATTAATTTCATGTATTATGCACAGGTAAAATAAAAgattatacatacatacatatacatacatcagtgtttcccataaaTTATGTAGAATGTGGTGTCCCTCCATGGTCTAATTTGTGCTACCAGTTTCACAGTGAGTCGAATATGTCTATACACTCAGATGCCTGCGtcaaagatatatatatatatatatatatatgtacacatacatgtatattttaatttactttaatctGTACGATGAATCAACTATGATACTGATACACTTCTGAGTCATCTCGAGTCAGATAGTCGAGTACTGATAAGCTAAGACAGTCAGTACAACTTACCTGGACGTGTTTTCTTTCCTTAGCCCTGTGTC encodes:
- the LOC126387424 gene encoding uncharacterized protein LOC126387424; protein product: MVPDGTDETALKPLRGKTLPLFVDPEVAASDVLKQAVQKMRQFNKDMQEGPYVLLYPDCSEVVHVPGSEKPFKLAEYKKELGKPYSRITFFICLETHFKGAVDDTSDSDSEIVIASRSTAEFSRADTVVFEPQNQSTPKHKPKEERDAPGHSATIQPGQIVISDTDDMDPPETNPDKTSCYSKYTDLYAPGVEEEEEEELVAVNVENFQHTAVEEMNITLPDIVANLSLPIDHKRVSRFNISRANVWDGAVRGFKRTTYSETCDILVRYTDDAGVPEEGIDTGGPRREFLTLLMKHLKDRPIFDGPEGHRFLVYNANAVREDEYYLAGKMIAVSVVHGGPGPHFLSEDLVHYLVGQPSFKSTVNLITDEEIGKALHEVRIA